In Chryseobacterium oranimense, a single window of DNA contains:
- a CDS encoding aconitate hydratase: protein MTFDIDMIKKVYERYPERIAAARQVVGKPLTLSEKILYTHLWEGNATQAHERGNSYVDFAPDRVAMQDATAQMALLQFMQAGKAKVAVPSTAHADHLIQARVGAEADLQEGINKNSEVFNFLSSVCDKYGIGFWKPGAGIIHQVVLENYAFPGGMMIGTDSHTVNAGGLGMVAIGVGGADAVDVMAGMAWELKMPKLIGVKLTGKMSGWTSAKDVILKVAGILTVKGGTGCIVEYFGEGAESLSATGKGTICNMGAEIGATTSTFGYDDSMRRYLAATGRQDVVDSADKIAEHLTGDAEVYANPEQYFDQLIEINLSELTPHLNGPFTPDLATPVAEFRAKAEANGWPIEVEWALIGSCTNSSYEDLSRAASIVEDAVAKGVKPKAILGINPGSEQVKFTAERDGFLNSFRKFENARIFTNACGPCIGQWDREGADKGEKNSIIHSFNRNFAKRADGNPNTHAFVASPEMVAAVAISGRLDFNPITDTLTAENGEQVKLDEPKGSELPARGFAVDDNGYQAPSEDGSSVVVNVSPTSDRLQLLEEFPAWDGKNIEGAKVLIKAFGKCTTDHISMAGPWLKYRGHLDNISNNMLIGAVNAYNMETNKVKNELTGEYGEVPAVQRAYKAAGIPTIVVGDQNYGEGSSREHAAMEPRHLGVKAVLVKSFARIHETNLKKQGMLGITFANEADYDKIQEDDTVNFLDLDQFAPGKQLTLEFVHADGTKDIIMANHTYNDQQIDWFKAGSALNLIKKQQN from the coding sequence ATGACTTTTGATATTGATATGATCAAAAAAGTGTACGAGCGTTACCCTGAAAGAATTGCAGCAGCAAGACAAGTCGTGGGAAAACCGCTTACACTTTCAGAAAAAATCCTTTACACTCACCTGTGGGAAGGAAATGCTACACAGGCACATGAGAGAGGAAACTCTTACGTAGACTTCGCTCCGGACAGAGTAGCCATGCAGGATGCCACTGCACAGATGGCTCTTTTACAATTCATGCAGGCAGGAAAAGCTAAAGTAGCGGTTCCGTCCACAGCTCACGCCGATCACCTGATCCAGGCAAGAGTAGGTGCTGAAGCAGATTTACAGGAAGGTATCAACAAAAACTCGGAAGTATTCAACTTCCTGAGCTCTGTTTGTGACAAATATGGAATCGGTTTCTGGAAACCGGGAGCCGGGATCATCCATCAGGTTGTACTGGAAAACTATGCATTCCCGGGAGGTATGATGATCGGCACCGACTCTCATACGGTAAACGCAGGCGGTCTGGGAATGGTAGCCATCGGTGTAGGTGGTGCTGATGCAGTAGACGTAATGGCCGGAATGGCCTGGGAACTTAAAATGCCAAAACTTATCGGGGTAAAATTAACCGGTAAAATGAGCGGATGGACTTCTGCAAAAGACGTCATCCTGAAAGTGGCAGGAATTCTTACCGTAAAAGGCGGAACAGGATGCATCGTAGAATATTTCGGAGAAGGAGCAGAATCCCTTTCAGCAACAGGTAAAGGAACTATCTGTAACATGGGTGCTGAAATCGGAGCAACAACTTCTACTTTCGGATATGATGATTCCATGAGAAGATATCTGGCTGCAACAGGAAGACAGGATGTAGTAGACTCAGCTGATAAAATCGCAGAACACTTAACAGGTGATGCTGAAGTATATGCAAACCCTGAACAATATTTTGACCAATTAATAGAAATCAACCTTTCTGAACTTACTCCTCATTTAAATGGACCTTTTACTCCGGATCTGGCTACCCCTGTAGCAGAATTCAGGGCTAAAGCTGAAGCTAACGGATGGCCTATTGAAGTGGAATGGGCACTGATCGGTTCTTGTACCAATTCTTCTTACGAAGATTTATCAAGAGCGGCTTCCATCGTTGAAGATGCAGTTGCAAAAGGAGTGAAGCCAAAAGCAATTTTAGGAATCAACCCTGGTTCCGAGCAGGTAAAATTTACAGCAGAAAGAGACGGATTCTTAAATTCTTTCAGAAAATTTGAAAATGCAAGAATCTTCACCAATGCTTGCGGACCTTGTATCGGGCAATGGGATAGAGAGGGAGCGGATAAAGGAGAGAAAAACTCTATTATACACTCTTTCAACAGAAACTTTGCCAAAAGAGCTGACGGTAACCCAAATACACACGCTTTCGTAGCTTCTCCTGAAATGGTAGCTGCTGTTGCTATCTCCGGAAGACTGGATTTTAACCCGATTACGGATACTTTAACCGCTGAAAACGGTGAGCAGGTGAAATTGGATGAGCCTAAAGGCTCTGAACTTCCTGCAAGAGGTTTCGCAGTAGACGACAACGGATACCAGGCGCCATCTGAAGACGGATCTTCAGTAGTGGTAAATGTAAGCCCTACTTCGGACAGACTTCAGTTACTGGAAGAATTCCCTGCATGGGACGGTAAAAACATTGAAGGAGCTAAGGTACTGATCAAGGCTTTCGGAAAATGTACAACCGACCACATTTCTATGGCCGGACCATGGCTGAAATACAGAGGTCATCTTGATAATATTTCAAACAACATGCTGATAGGTGCCGTAAACGCCTACAACATGGAAACCAATAAGGTTAAAAATGAATTAACCGGTGAATACGGCGAAGTTCCTGCTGTACAGAGAGCTTATAAAGCTGCCGGAATTCCTACGATTGTTGTTGGTGACCAAAACTACGGTGAAGGTTCTTCAAGAGAACATGCAGCGATGGAACCTAGACATTTAGGTGTAAAAGCGGTATTGGTAAAATCATTCGCGAGAATTCACGAAACCAACCTTAAAAAACAAGGGATGCTGGGAATCACTTTCGCTAATGAAGCGGATTATGATAAAATCCAGGAAGATGACACCGTTAATTTCTTAGATCTTGACCAGTTTGCTCCAGGAAAACAACTGACTTTAGAATTCGTTCACGCTGACGGAACTAAAGACATTATTATGGCCAACCATACTTACAATGATCAGCAGATCGATTGGTTTAAGGCAGGTTCTGCTCTTAACCTGATTAAAAAACAACAGAATTAA